In one Haloplanus salinus genomic region, the following are encoded:
- a CDS encoding redoxin domain-containing protein → MDGPIAVGETVVDVSATLVRPDGTVTDVALSELVTERPVLLSFYTLDFSPDCIEEWCSFRDFDWFASGDHLKVVGCSKSSAGLHRRFIDYLDLSFPLYADPDLAVSDAFGVTYRTLGITRRSHRSCFLIDSDRTVRYRWLGEHWLDPTRDTPPVSEIHDAIVEELDVADPETFGF, encoded by the coding sequence ATGGACGGTCCGATCGCAGTTGGCGAGACGGTTGTGGACGTGTCGGCCACGCTCGTCCGCCCGGACGGTACGGTGACCGACGTGGCGCTGAGTGAGCTGGTCACGGAGCGTCCCGTGTTGCTCAGCTTCTACACGCTCGATTTCAGCCCCGACTGCATCGAGGAGTGGTGTTCGTTCCGGGACTTCGACTGGTTCGCGAGCGGCGACCATCTCAAGGTCGTCGGTTGTAGCAAGTCCAGCGCCGGCCTCCACCGACGTTTCATCGACTACCTCGATCTGAGCTTCCCGCTCTACGCCGACCCGGACCTCGCCGTCTCGGACGCCTTCGGCGTTACGTACCGCACCCTGGGGATCACGCGGCGGTCGCACCGGTCGTGTTTCCTGATCGATTCGGACCGCACCGTCCGCTACCGATGGCTCGGGGAGCACTGGCTCGATCCGACCCGCGATACGCCGCCGGTGAGCGAGATTCACGACGCCATCGTCGAGGAACTCGACGTGGCCGACCCCGAGACGTTCGGTTTCTAA
- a CDS encoding deoxyribonuclease IV — protein sequence MRVGAHVSVAGGVDNAVDNQRDVGGNCGQIFTHSPQVWQDPNVGDDEAAAFREGTAQHLDGPWVIHSSYLVNLCTPKDDLRAKSIDSMQREVDAADGLGIEYVNVHLGAHTGAGVDGGLDNAVSALDELDVPADVTVLVESDAGSGTKLGGDFEHLATVLDESSHDLGVCLDTAHAFAAGYDLSTPAGVDGTVDEFDDVIGLDSLHCIHLNDSKHACGTNKDEHAHIGDGEIGVDGMRRIVTHPDLRERPFVLETPTEDGRSFAWNIDRVHDLAAE from the coding sequence ATGCGAGTCGGAGCACACGTATCCGTCGCCGGCGGCGTCGACAACGCGGTCGACAATCAGCGCGACGTTGGCGGGAACTGCGGACAGATCTTCACCCACTCCCCGCAGGTCTGGCAGGACCCGAACGTCGGCGACGACGAAGCCGCGGCGTTCCGGGAGGGCACCGCCCAGCATCTGGACGGCCCGTGGGTCATCCACTCCTCCTACCTCGTCAATCTCTGTACGCCCAAGGACGACCTGCGTGCGAAGTCGATCGACAGCATGCAGCGCGAGGTGGACGCCGCGGACGGACTCGGCATCGAGTACGTCAACGTCCATCTCGGTGCGCACACGGGCGCGGGCGTCGACGGCGGCCTCGACAACGCCGTGAGCGCCCTCGACGAACTCGACGTGCCGGCTGACGTGACGGTCCTCGTCGAGAGCGACGCGGGCAGCGGGACGAAACTCGGCGGCGACTTCGAGCATCTGGCGACGGTCCTCGACGAGTCGAGTCACGACCTGGGCGTCTGTCTCGACACCGCCCACGCCTTCGCCGCCGGCTACGACCTCTCGACGCCCGCCGGCGTCGACGGGACGGTCGACGAGTTCGACGACGTGATCGGCCTCGACAGCCTGCACTGCATCCACCTCAACGACTCGAAACACGCCTGCGGGACGAACAAGGACGAACACGCCCACATCGGCGACGGGGAGATCGGCGTCGACGGCATGCGTCGAATCGTCACCCATCCCGACCTGCGCGAGCGGCCGTTCGTGCTGGAGACGCCGACCGAGGACGGCAGGAGTTTCGCGTGGAACATCGACCGCGTCCACGACCTGGCTGCGGAGTGA
- a CDS encoding endonuclease/exonuclease/phosphatase family protein, whose product MSDGFTRRDALAVGAGALGVGVAGTGLGRGQPARTVTVATRNCYLGANLFRLLAAATEGSDAVRAAVSDLVRTVDRSHVPERMAAVAAELDRTEPDVVGLQEVALIRTGEPTAGATPTATDVRYDFREELVTAFSERDLPYRVVAAVTTTDFQLPARVDGERRAVRLTDRALLLAHESVATENVRTGRFDAAVSLSDGERSITVERGYLLADATVDGTRLTVCNTHLESASAGTRLEQATALEALLADRGEPVVIVGDLNSGPGGSRGAYDRLTESFRDAADGAGNTCCHAAGLRNDEVSLSARIDHVLVRGALGATDVTRVGADPATRIAADGDRLWPSDHAGVVATLAPDAAPAATPSSTPTGTATATPTPTPTPTGTPPRTPTGGVSVRVDDDTTVTVPGFGVAAGVASIVAAALAARRRAGDD is encoded by the coding sequence ATGAGCGACGGATTCACGAGACGCGACGCGCTCGCCGTCGGCGCCGGCGCACTCGGCGTTGGCGTCGCCGGCACCGGACTGGGCCGCGGCCAGCCGGCGAGAACCGTGACGGTCGCCACGCGCAACTGCTATCTCGGCGCTAACCTCTTTCGCCTCCTAGCTGCCGCGACGGAGGGGAGCGATGCGGTTCGAGCCGCCGTGAGCGACCTCGTTCGGACGGTCGACCGGAGCCACGTCCCCGAGCGCATGGCCGCCGTCGCGGCCGAACTCGACCGGACCGAACCGGACGTGGTCGGGCTGCAAGAGGTGGCGCTGATCCGGACGGGCGAGCCGACGGCCGGGGCGACGCCGACGGCGACGGACGTTCGCTACGACTTCCGGGAGGAGCTGGTGACGGCGTTCTCCGAGCGTGACCTCCCGTACCGCGTCGTCGCCGCGGTGACGACCACCGACTTCCAGCTCCCGGCGAGGGTCGACGGCGAACGCCGCGCCGTCCGCCTGACCGACCGCGCGCTGTTGCTCGCCCACGAGTCGGTGGCGACCGAGAACGTCAGGACGGGGCGCTTCGACGCCGCCGTCTCGCTGTCCGACGGCGAGCGGTCGATCACGGTCGAGCGCGGCTACCTGCTCGCCGACGCGACGGTCGACGGGACGCGGCTGACCGTCTGTAATACACACCTCGAATCGGCGTCGGCGGGGACCCGACTGGAGCAGGCGACGGCACTGGAGGCGTTGCTCGCCGACCGGGGGGAGCCGGTCGTCATCGTCGGCGACCTCAACAGCGGCCCCGGCGGCTCGCGCGGCGCCTACGACCGGCTCACCGAGAGCTTTCGCGACGCGGCCGACGGCGCCGGGAACACCTGCTGTCACGCCGCGGGGCTCCGCAACGACGAGGTGTCGCTCTCGGCGCGGATCGATCACGTCCTCGTCCGGGGTGCCCTGGGGGCGACCGACGTGACACGCGTGGGCGCCGATCCGGCGACCCGGATCGCGGCCGACGGCGACCGGCTCTGGCCGTCGGATCACGCGGGCGTGGTGGCGACGCTCGCGCCCGATGCGGCGCCGGCCGCCACCCCGTCGTCGACACCGACGGGGACGGCGACGGCGACGCCGACGCCGACACCGACACCGACGGGGACCCCGCCCCGAACGCCGACCGGGGGGGTGTCGGTCCGCGTCGACGACGACACCACCGTCACGGTGCCGGGGTTCGGCGTCGCCGCGGGCGTCGCGTCGATCGTCGCGGCCGCGTTGGCCGCCCGCCGGCGGGCCGGGGACGACTGA